The following coding sequences are from one SAR116 cluster alpha proteobacterium HIMB100 window:
- a CDS encoding acyl-CoA synthetase (AMP-forming)/AMP-acid ligase II (PFAM: AMP-binding enzyme), with protein MFWLNCADGRDELPFLIDGDETLSYAQLFQSSDDLFSSYKRGVVAILCGRNRETITAYIGALRHRHIPLLLNNDLPDKQLYNLLSLYKADYLFAPSDRSFHAYAAVSAYHSYTLSEYVTDKTVPAPHSDLAMLIPTSGSTGDPKCVRLSHRNIESCTQSIITYLSLDSQRRAVSLLPLHYSYGLSVLNSIVGARGSYLLSLHSPLTRSFWADIVNFGVTDFSAVPFIFESLKRMRFSEEILSSLKVVTQAGGRLTPSLTSHFQSLFSQHGIRYFTMYGQTEASPRIAYLRPEDAVRKAGSVGKALDIGSVSISSEQRVEDEGELIYSGPNVCLGYANNRDDLAKGDDFCGVLHTGDLARIDNEGFIFITGRLKRVVKVNGVSVNLDFIQSRLQDLGYAVYVVGVDDRVYLAVEADEIAPVLNSAKTEFDFHGTVWQAKQFEAIPRTAAGKPDYVSLQAAFMKDHR; from the coding sequence ATGTTCTGGCTCAATTGCGCGGATGGTCGTGATGAGTTGCCCTTTTTGATTGATGGCGACGAAACTCTGTCATACGCACAACTATTCCAGTCATCAGATGATCTATTTAGTTCTTACAAAAGAGGCGTGGTTGCCATTTTATGCGGCCGCAACCGAGAGACGATAACGGCCTATATTGGGGCTTTGCGACACAGGCACATCCCGCTTTTGCTGAATAATGACTTGCCAGATAAGCAGCTTTATAATCTGCTGTCCTTATATAAAGCAGATTATCTGTTTGCGCCGTCTGACAGGTCTTTTCATGCTTATGCTGCTGTTTCAGCTTATCATAGCTACACTTTATCTGAGTATGTTACTGACAAAACTGTTCCCGCCCCCCATTCAGACCTCGCCATGTTAATCCCAACATCTGGGTCAACAGGTGATCCAAAATGCGTGCGGCTGAGCCATCGAAATATTGAAAGCTGTACACAAAGTATTATTACCTATCTCTCGCTTGATAGTCAGCGCCGTGCTGTTTCTTTACTGCCGCTTCATTATTCATATGGTTTATCTGTTTTGAACAGCATTGTCGGCGCACGTGGCTCTTATCTATTGTCCCTGCACTCACCTCTTACACGCTCTTTTTGGGCAGATATTGTAAACTTTGGTGTAACTGATTTTTCTGCTGTACCGTTTATTTTTGAATCTCTGAAAAGAATGCGTTTCTCAGAAGAAATACTGTCTTCATTAAAGGTTGTAACACAAGCAGGGGGGAGGTTAACTCCTTCATTGACGTCGCATTTTCAGTCCTTGTTTAGCCAACATGGTATTCGTTACTTCACCATGTATGGACAAACAGAAGCTTCGCCGCGAATTGCTTATCTCAGGCCGGAAGATGCCGTTCGCAAAGCTGGTTCTGTTGGAAAGGCTCTTGATATTGGGTCTGTCAGCATATCTTCTGAACAGCGCGTTGAGGATGAAGGAGAACTTATTTATTCAGGGCCAAATGTTTGTCTTGGTTACGCAAACAATAGAGACGATTTGGCAAAGGGGGATGACTTTTGCGGCGTTCTTCATACGGGTGATTTAGCCAGAATAGATAATGAAGGCTTTATTTTCATCACGGGGCGGTTGAAGCGCGTAGTAAAGGTGAACGGTGTCTCGGTCAATCTAGATTTTATTCAGTCACGCCTTCAGGACTTAGGATATGCTGTCTATGTTGTTGGTGTTGATGATAGAGTATATTTAGCTGTGGAGGCAGATGAAATTGCTCCTGTATTAAATTCTGCAAAGACCGAATTTGATTTTCATGGAACGGTTTGGCAGGCTAAACAATTTGAGGCTATCCCCAGAACCGCTGCAGGAAAGCCAGATTATGTTTCCCTTCAAGCTGCATTTATGAAGGACCACAGATGA
- a CDS encoding coenzyme F390 synthetase (PFAM: Acyl-protein synthetase, LuxE) yields MIFDELKYLTNHHIESCDLYQDYLKTLFPEFESAETLSDLPYLPVRAFKDFTLKSVDDQNIYKVMRSSGTTGRPSMIYLDKQTAQLQIRTLINSFADTFGAGRFPMLIIDSQKTVSDRRFFSARTAAINGFSMFSKGRCFALDENMVLDVAAVKEFLAEHAGKQIFIFGFTFLVWKQFVEALKCINTKIDLTNSFLLHGGGWKKLEAEKVSSKTFKQTLEQLTGCRHVHNYYGMIEQTGSIFIECEKGHMHASAVSEVLIRDPETLEPAGEGETGLIQLFSTIQMSYPGQSLLTEDIGRRFDNKICGCGHPGAIIEVDGRLEHADLRGCSDAYP; encoded by the coding sequence ATGATTTTTGACGAACTTAAATATCTCACTAACCATCACATTGAATCGTGTGATCTTTATCAGGACTATCTGAAAACATTATTCCCTGAATTTGAGTCAGCAGAAACTCTTTCTGATTTGCCCTATTTACCCGTTAGGGCCTTCAAGGATTTCACACTGAAGAGTGTTGATGACCAGAATATTTACAAGGTGATGCGCTCGTCTGGAACCACGGGACGCCCATCAATGATTTATCTGGACAAACAGACAGCACAATTACAGATCCGCACATTGATAAACAGCTTTGCAGATACTTTTGGTGCCGGCCGCTTCCCCATGCTGATTATTGACAGTCAGAAAACTGTTTCAGATCGGCGGTTCTTTTCAGCACGTACAGCGGCGATTAACGGGTTTTCCATGTTTTCAAAGGGCCGATGTTTCGCTTTGGATGAAAATATGGTTTTAGACGTTGCCGCGGTAAAAGAATTTTTGGCTGAGCATGCAGGCAAACAGATTTTCATCTTTGGATTTACCTTTTTGGTATGGAAACAATTTGTTGAGGCCCTGAAATGTATAAACACCAAAATCGACCTGACAAATTCATTTTTGCTTCACGGTGGTGGCTGGAAAAAATTAGAAGCAGAGAAAGTGTCAAGTAAGACGTTTAAACAAACATTAGAGCAACTGACAGGTTGCAGGCATGTACATAACTATTACGGGATGATTGAGCAAACTGGCTCTATCTTTATTGAGTGCGAAAAAGGGCATATGCATGCGTCCGCCGTATCAGAAGTCCTGATAAGAGATCCTGAAACACTTGAGCCGGCCGGAGAGGGTGAAACCGGATTAATTCAGCTTTTTTCAACCATACAAATGAGCTACCCAGGACAGTCACTATTGACTGAAGATATCGGCCGCCGCTTCGACAACAAAATATGTGGGTGTGGACATCCTGGCGCAATTATTGAAGTAGATGGACGTCTAGAACATGCAGACCTTCGTGGGTGCAGTGATGCCTATCCTTGA
- a CDS encoding aminoglycoside N3'-acetyltransferase (PFAM: Aminoglycoside 3-N-acetyltransferase) gives MRVTKNKIVEQLRSLGVEKGDLLFVASDLMKVGYFNKNQIQTMTDWIDIFAELLGPAGTIIIPSYTDIFSRFARSSQTPFTPASYSNSGSLANAYIQFTKNHIRSPHPVYSCVAVGPLAEELCSHTVEAEAYDPYAVVIDNKGKNLMLGTIDEKNCPMPFHYAQQVLGHTKSHPLCGLFKASYIDGSNRQKDYIVREIGGCTRGVHKLWGRHLAKNAVQFGKVGRSLSGLVDASTSYHIMLDVLKNEPSEIKCSNKLCISCYGRFRYNGYGVVGFYPQKFLHYTAQFLGAKK, from the coding sequence TTGCGCGTCACCAAGAATAAGATTGTCGAACAGCTCCGGTCTCTGGGCGTTGAAAAGGGAGATTTGCTTTTTGTAGCGTCTGATTTAATGAAAGTCGGGTATTTCAATAAGAACCAAATACAAACAATGACGGACTGGATAGATATTTTCGCAGAGCTTCTAGGGCCTGCGGGAACAATTATTATTCCATCATATACAGATATTTTTTCCCGATTTGCACGGTCCAGTCAGACACCTTTTACGCCTGCCAGTTACAGTAACTCTGGAAGTTTGGCTAATGCTTATATCCAATTTACAAAAAATCACATCCGCAGCCCTCATCCGGTTTATTCATGCGTCGCTGTAGGTCCTTTGGCTGAAGAATTATGTTCACATACAGTAGAAGCAGAGGCATATGATCCTTATGCGGTTGTGATCGACAATAAAGGGAAAAATTTGATGTTGGGTACAATTGATGAGAAAAATTGTCCCATGCCCTTTCACTATGCTCAGCAAGTTTTGGGACATACAAAATCTCACCCACTTTGTGGACTGTTTAAAGCCTCTTACATTGATGGATCAAATCGCCAAAAAGATTACATTGTTCGAGAGATTGGGGGATGTACCCGCGGAGTTCACAAATTGTGGGGTAGGCATCTTGCAAAAAACGCCGTTCAGTTCGGCAAGGTTGGCCGCAGCCTCAGCGGTCTTGTTGACGCGTCAACGTCATATCATATTATGCTGGATGTGCTGAAAAATGAGCCATCAGAGATAAAATGCAGCAATAAATTATGCATAAGTTGTTATGGGAGGTTTCGGTATAACGGCTATGGTGTAGTAGGATTTTATCCTCAAAAATTTTTGCATTATACGGCTCAATTTTTAGGTGCGAAGAAATAA
- a CDS encoding transketolase, beta subunit (PFAM: Transketolase, thiamine diphosphate binding domain), whose protein sequence is MLSSNFNEDCRFIRKLIVETAFVCGQAAHIGGSLSMVELLNVLFGQVLKHNPEKPSWDERDIFILSKGHAVLGYFAVLHLYGYFDRNKLETFQTNGSDLIAHPVKNIELGIESSNGSLGQGLSFGLGMAIGFKKQAQDRRVFVLLGDGECNEGSVWETAASASELGADNLIAILDENGFRNDGANTTYSDAINFSDIWASFGWHVLSVDGHDEAEIAAAFSSALATTGRPSIIIAKTVKGRGISFMENNNDWHHNRITKSSLADCLQSLGFKLGDD, encoded by the coding sequence ATGCTAAGTAGTAATTTTAACGAAGATTGCCGTTTTATTCGGAAATTGATTGTCGAAACAGCATTTGTCTGTGGGCAGGCCGCACATATAGGCGGCAGCCTTAGTATGGTTGAGTTGTTGAATGTGTTGTTTGGTCAGGTCCTGAAACATAACCCCGAAAAGCCATCCTGGGATGAACGTGATATTTTTATCCTCAGCAAAGGACACGCGGTGCTGGGCTATTTTGCGGTTCTGCATCTCTACGGATATTTTGATAGAAACAAGTTAGAAACATTTCAGACAAATGGAAGCGATTTAATCGCGCACCCAGTGAAAAATATAGAGTTGGGTATTGAAAGTTCTAATGGAAGCCTTGGCCAAGGGCTTTCTTTTGGCCTTGGTATGGCTATTGGATTTAAAAAGCAAGCACAAGACAGACGCGTATTTGTTCTTTTAGGTGACGGCGAGTGTAACGAGGGTTCTGTGTGGGAGACTGCTGCCTCAGCGTCAGAATTGGGCGCGGATAATCTGATCGCTATTCTTGATGAGAACGGATTCAGAAATGATGGCGCAAACACAACATATAGTGATGCGATTAATTTCTCTGACATATGGGCTTCATTTGGCTGGCATGTTCTTAGTGTGGATGGACATGATGAGGCTGAAATTGCGGCTGCTTTTTCGTCCGCTCTGGCAACAACTGGTCGACCATCGATCATTATTGCAAAGACCGTCAAGGGGAGGGGCATTTCCTTTATGGAGAATAATAACGACTGGCACCATAATCGCATAACAAAATCAAGCCTTGCAGATTGTTTGCAGTCTTTAGGATTTAAGCTTGGCGATGATTGA
- a CDS encoding 3-hydroxymyristoyl/3-hydroxydecanoyl-(acyl carrier protein) dehydratase (PFAM: FabA-like domain) has protein sequence MGFSLNAEELQKYQPNRYPFLMIDRISDVEPGEYAKGYKHLTNNEWYFPVHFPNGANMPGALQLEAMAQMLTVAITTQDGLSGSVTHALEHTVRFKKEVVPGDTLFIEAYVDSWRRGICKGHATGYTDGTVACEAKMLITIPEILNQYIPKRP, from the coding sequence ATGGGATTTTCTTTAAATGCAGAAGAGCTTCAAAAATATCAGCCAAACCGATATCCTTTTTTAATGATAGATAGGATTTCAGATGTAGAGCCTGGAGAGTATGCAAAGGGATACAAACATCTGACGAATAATGAATGGTATTTTCCGGTCCATTTTCCAAATGGGGCGAACATGCCAGGGGCGCTGCAGCTGGAGGCAATGGCCCAGATGCTGACTGTTGCTATAACCACTCAAGACGGTCTCTCAGGCTCTGTTACTCATGCTCTTGAGCATACAGTCCGGTTTAAAAAGGAAGTGGTTCCTGGCGATACGTTGTTCATTGAAGCTTATGTTGACAGTTGGCGCCGCGGTATCTGTAAGGGGCATGCCACAGGATATACAGATGGAACTGTCGCCTGTGAAGCAAAAATGTTGATAACAATTCCAGAAATATTGAACCAGTATATTCCGAAGAGACCTTGA
- a CDS encoding choline dehydrogenase-like flavoprotein (PFAM: GMC oxidoreductase) yields the protein MEFDAIVVGGGAAGAAITWHLSQSGHKVLCLERGPWMNPQNYPSTKHDWELLKDRQFSAVPAQRQSIYDYPINDSGSPIAICNFNAVGGSTILYSGHYPRFRPPDFSLRTSEGVGEDWPIGYEQLRPFFELNEQETGVSGLVGDPAYPDIKTLLPPVPLGECGRILAEAFNHLNWHWWPSYAAISTRDRAGRNACINLGPCNTGCPQQAKSSADITYMKRAKLLGAEIVSEVAVDRILVKNGKAYGVHYRDANGAEMMAYAKIIILAASAIGTPRILLNSKSEDYPHGLGNHNDQVGRNLMLHPLGLVEGIFDKDLDTDVGPQGCLIYSLEHYRDKKASHKLGYMMHVLRGSGPLEAARYAWLRRRLKFGPSLYSDFHSFYRRQMAISIICEDLPEPENRVTLDETATDIHGGAGVKITYKMGENTKAIMASGMKNARILLKTAGASKTFAYGPVRNTGWHTMGTCRMGENPNRSVTNASGECHSVSNLYIADSSLFASGSCVNPANTVQALALFIGSRIAERLRGGAG from the coding sequence ATGGAATTTGACGCGATTGTGGTTGGTGGAGGGGCTGCCGGGGCTGCAATAACATGGCATTTGTCACAAAGCGGGCACAAGGTTTTGTGTTTGGAAAGAGGGCCTTGGATGAACCCTCAAAATTATCCATCAACGAAGCATGATTGGGAACTCTTGAAGGACCGCCAATTTTCTGCTGTGCCCGCTCAAAGACAAAGCATATATGACTATCCTATAAATGATAGCGGATCACCCATCGCTATCTGTAATTTTAACGCTGTTGGTGGGTCAACGATTTTGTATTCTGGCCACTATCCTCGGTTTAGACCACCGGATTTTTCACTACGAACATCAGAAGGTGTCGGGGAAGACTGGCCGATCGGCTATGAGCAGCTACGCCCTTTTTTTGAACTCAATGAACAAGAGACAGGGGTCTCAGGTCTTGTTGGTGACCCAGCTTATCCAGATATTAAAACACTGTTGCCACCTGTTCCGCTTGGTGAGTGTGGGCGAATTTTGGCAGAGGCATTCAATCACTTAAACTGGCATTGGTGGCCAAGCTATGCTGCAATATCAACACGTGATCGGGCAGGTCGTAACGCGTGCATTAATCTTGGTCCTTGCAATACTGGTTGTCCACAACAGGCGAAATCGAGTGCAGACATCACCTATATGAAACGTGCAAAGTTGCTCGGCGCGGAGATTGTATCTGAAGTGGCTGTAGATCGTATTCTTGTGAAGAATGGCAAGGCGTATGGGGTTCATTATCGAGATGCAAATGGGGCTGAAATGATGGCCTATGCAAAGATAATTATCCTCGCGGCAAGTGCGATTGGCACACCTCGTATTTTGCTCAATTCTAAGTCTGAGGATTATCCTCATGGTTTGGGGAACCACAATGATCAGGTTGGCCGAAATTTAATGCTTCATCCACTAGGTCTAGTTGAGGGTATTTTTGACAAGGACCTAGACACGGATGTTGGTCCGCAGGGCTGCCTGATATATAGCCTAGAACATTACAGGGACAAGAAGGCTAGTCATAAGCTCGGTTACATGATGCATGTTCTGCGGGGTAGCGGCCCACTCGAAGCTGCCCGCTATGCATGGTTGCGCAGACGACTGAAGTTTGGGCCATCTCTGTATAGTGACTTTCATTCATTTTATCGGCGACAGATGGCTATCTCCATTATTTGTGAAGATCTGCCTGAGCCAGAAAACCGTGTCACACTTGATGAAACCGCAACAGATATTCATGGTGGGGCAGGTGTGAAAATTACCTATAAAATGGGTGAGAATACAAAAGCAATAATGGCGAGTGGGATGAAAAATGCGCGCATATTGCTTAAAACAGCAGGGGCATCCAAAACATTCGCTTATGGTCCTGTTCGTAATACAGGCTGGCATACAATGGGAACATGCCGAATGGGTGAAAATCCCAATAGGTCAGTTACAAACGCATCAGGGGAATGCCATTCTGTCTCAAACCTTTATATTGCCGATTCCAGCCTGTTTGCTTCGGGATCTTGCGTAAATCCTGCCAATACCGTTCAGGCTTTGGCCTTGTTTATAGGGTCTAGGATAGCGGAAAGGCTACGAGGTGGCGCGGGATGA
- a CDS encoding Acyl-CoA reductase (LuxC) (PFAM: Acyl-CoA reductase (LuxC)) — translation MQTFVGAVMPILELDREGQFPPLKGQDDRQSFLCMDEQVISFCQTLSALLLNDRKARSFADIVTFAYFCRKANIQAISATLHNRDRRQGWGRLIHIAPSNIPVNFAFSLMMGLLSGNRNYVRLPSKAYSQIEIIVAAIEAVLQQSQFASMTSRILFFRCKRDSSILKLEVGRCDGVVVWGGDQTVAAFRALNKQPRCVELYFPNRVSCSIMNAEQVMACDSIALRRIFQNFYNDTYLVDQNACSSPNIIYWVGNKAGILSAQEKFWEGFQAFLSEKMSPAAGILIEKQLDLLRNIHDCKTELAIRHHGPYIWLFQNRSLSDKRLRYGSFLQVELCNLEDIVEHIRTNEQTVTYFGLNKEKLAACLLAKGRIVDRIVPIGQALAIGVHWDGKSILANLSHEMDVL, via the coding sequence ATGCAGACCTTCGTGGGTGCAGTGATGCCTATCCTTGAACTTGATCGTGAAGGCCAGTTTCCTCCTCTAAAGGGACAAGATGACAGACAGTCATTTTTGTGTATGGATGAACAGGTAATAAGCTTTTGTCAGACCTTATCTGCTCTGCTTTTGAATGATAGAAAAGCACGGTCTTTTGCTGATATCGTGACCTTTGCCTATTTCTGTCGAAAGGCGAATATTCAGGCGATAAGCGCTACATTACACAATCGTGACCGGCGTCAGGGGTGGGGCCGCTTAATTCATATTGCGCCCTCAAATATTCCTGTCAATTTTGCCTTTTCCTTAATGATGGGACTTCTCTCCGGCAACAGAAATTATGTGCGTCTTCCCTCTAAAGCCTATTCACAGATAGAGATTATTGTTGCAGCAATTGAGGCAGTTTTGCAGCAGAGTCAATTTGCAAGCATGACTAGTCGAATCTTATTTTTTAGATGTAAGAGAGACAGTTCTATATTGAAGTTAGAGGTTGGGCGTTGTGATGGTGTTGTTGTTTGGGGTGGTGACCAGACAGTTGCCGCTTTCAGAGCGCTGAACAAACAGCCGCGATGTGTTGAATTATATTTTCCCAATCGTGTCTCCTGTTCAATTATGAATGCTGAACAGGTGATGGCTTGTGACAGCATAGCTTTGCGTCGTATATTTCAGAATTTTTACAACGATACTTATCTTGTTGACCAAAATGCATGTTCATCACCGAATATAATTTACTGGGTAGGCAATAAAGCAGGCATTCTGTCTGCACAGGAAAAGTTTTGGGAGGGATTTCAGGCCTTTCTTTCCGAAAAAATGTCACCTGCTGCGGGAATATTAATCGAAAAGCAGCTCGATCTGCTCAGAAATATCCACGATTGCAAAACAGAATTAGCAATACGCCATCATGGTCCATATATATGGTTGTTCCAGAACCGATCCCTTTCTGACAAACGTCTTCGGTACGGCTCCTTTCTTCAGGTAGAGTTGTGCAATCTGGAGGATATTGTAGAGCATATTAGAACCAACGAACAGACCGTCACATATTTTGGTCTGAATAAAGAAAAACTGGCGGCATGTTTGCTTGCAAAAGGCCGTATTGTTGACAGGATTGTGCCAATTGGACAGGCATTGGCCATAGGGGTTCATTGGGACGGAAAGTCTATATTGGCAAACTTGTCACATGAAATGGATGTCTTATGA
- a CDS encoding sugar O-acyltransferase, sialic acid O-acetyltransferase NeuD family (TIGRFAM: sugar O-acyltransferase, sialic acid O-acetyltransferase NeuD family) translates to MSKKWYIYGAGGLGIETVDYLMDRLACAGEDDIACEFIDDNCTTDNRNGIPIVTLSDTVRGSKATIAVGEPSLRSVLYKRAKDAGLELSSIISPKAYVSSLSEIGEGTIIAPFCSVQATASIGANVSVNTASIIGHDVKIERDCVISSMVNLGGGVKIGSGSFCGMGALIKEGVAVGSSTIIGMGSVLHKDVPDDVIALGDPARVMRRNEKKSVFGK, encoded by the coding sequence GTGAGCAAAAAATGGTATATCTATGGGGCAGGTGGTCTTGGCATTGAGACCGTAGATTATCTAATGGATAGGCTTGCCTGTGCGGGTGAGGACGATATTGCATGTGAATTTATTGATGATAACTGTACGACAGACAACAGAAACGGAATTCCGATTGTGACACTTTCTGATACTGTGCGCGGTTCAAAGGCAACCATAGCGGTGGGGGAGCCTTCACTGAGATCAGTTCTTTATAAAAGGGCAAAAGATGCTGGACTTGAATTATCGTCTATAATATCCCCTAAGGCGTATGTGTCATCATTATCTGAAATTGGAGAAGGGACGATTATCGCGCCCTTCTGTTCGGTACAGGCTACAGCATCGATTGGCGCAAATGTTTCGGTGAATACCGCGTCAATCATAGGTCACGACGTTAAAATTGAGAGGGATTGTGTGATCTCCTCTATGGTGAACCTTGGAGGTGGCGTTAAGATAGGAAGCGGGAGTTTTTGTGGTATGGGAGCGTTGATTAAAGAGGGTGTTGCTGTTGGTTCATCCACTATAATTGGCATGGGGTCGGTGCTTCATAAGGATGTGCCTGATGATGTTATTGCTCTTGGCGATCCAGCCAGAGTTATGCGCAGAAATGAAAAGAAATCAGTGTTTGGAAAGTGA
- a CDS encoding glycosyl transferase possibly involved in lipopolysaccharide synthesis (PFAM: Bacterial sugar transferase), with amino-acid sequence MTETSVLKRFMDLVIAITALICLAPFLVCTALMILITMGRPIFFTHQRSGRNKVPFFLFKFRTMHQPRQTQETDAERITPFGLFLRKYSIDELPQLLNVIFGQMSLVGPRPLLREYDDLFTEVQNQRFLVKPGITGLAQVSGRNDISWEDKLNWDVTYVKTRTIWLDFIILVKTIFVVFSAVGFKPSGESSKFGAEE; translated from the coding sequence ATGACAGAGACGAGTGTTTTAAAGCGATTCATGGACCTTGTTATTGCCATCACAGCTTTAATCTGTTTGGCTCCTTTTCTTGTCTGCACTGCTCTTATGATTCTGATAACGATGGGCAGACCTATTTTTTTCACCCATCAGCGAAGTGGGCGAAATAAGGTCCCATTTTTCCTTTTTAAATTCAGAACCATGCACCAACCGAGACAGACTCAAGAGACAGATGCGGAGCGCATAACACCGTTCGGATTGTTTTTGCGAAAATATAGTATTGATGAACTGCCCCAATTGTTGAACGTCATTTTTGGACAAATGAGCCTTGTTGGGCCTCGCCCTCTCTTACGTGAATATGACGATTTGTTTACGGAGGTTCAAAATCAACGATTTTTGGTTAAGCCAGGCATCACAGGTCTTGCGCAAGTATCAGGTCGCAATGACATTTCGTGGGAAGACAAGCTGAATTGGGATGTAACTTATGTTAAGACGCGAACCATTTGGTTGGATTTCATTATTCTGGTAAAAACAATATTTGTGGTTTTTTCAGCCGTAGGATTTAAGCCTTCAGGAGAATCGTCAAAATTTGGCGCAGAAGAGTGA
- a CDS encoding transketolase, alpha subunit (PFAM: Transketolase, C-terminal domain; Transketolase, pyrimidine binding domain): MIEINKRNARAMARMGTRPTYGQAVSACGKADKNVIALSADLGRSSGLDRFSQEYPDQFINTGIAEQNMVGIAAGLARTGFDVFASTFAPFASMRASEQVRMNMGYMREPVKLVALGSGLSMGFLGNSHYGLEDLAVLRAIPNITIVSPADCSEIHKVIQSCVGYREPVYIRLTGGLNAPVVYEEDYQFQIGKAVWLRQGGTVCLLSSGTTVGHCLAAARELEQEKIDVSVLNMHTIKPLDHEALQQAAEQHDKIFIVEEHFKVGGLGDAVVRYYNDHLNHRVSVHCHGIKDMFLTTGDYSYLLQKNKLDSSGIACFVREQLS; encoded by the coding sequence ATGATTGAGATTAACAAACGTAATGCCAGGGCAATGGCGCGTATGGGAACTCGACCGACATATGGTCAGGCTGTATCTGCCTGTGGAAAAGCCGATAAGAATGTTATAGCTTTGTCTGCTGACCTTGGCCGTTCCTCTGGACTTGACAGGTTTTCCCAGGAATATCCAGACCAATTCATTAACACAGGGATAGCTGAGCAGAATATGGTTGGTATTGCTGCCGGTCTTGCCCGGACAGGCTTTGATGTATTCGCATCGACCTTTGCGCCGTTTGCCAGTATGAGGGCAAGTGAACAGGTCAGGATGAATATGGGGTATATGAGAGAGCCGGTGAAACTTGTCGCCTTAGGCAGCGGCTTGTCTATGGGATTTCTGGGAAATTCCCATTATGGGCTGGAAGACCTTGCTGTTCTTCGTGCTATTCCAAATATTACGATTGTGTCTCCGGCTGATTGTTCTGAGATTCACAAAGTCATTCAGTCTTGCGTGGGGTATCGTGAGCCCGTTTATATCCGGCTGACAGGCGGGCTGAACGCACCTGTGGTTTATGAAGAGGATTATCAATTTCAAATCGGAAAGGCAGTCTGGCTGCGACAGGGCGGGACTGTTTGTTTACTATCATCTGGCACGACTGTTGGACATTGCCTTGCGGCTGCACGAGAGCTGGAGCAAGAAAAAATAGATGTTTCTGTTCTGAACATGCATACAATAAAACCTCTTGATCATGAAGCCCTGCAGCAAGCAGCAGAGCAACATGATAAGATCTTTATTGTTGAGGAACATTTTAAGGTCGGTGGCCTCGGTGATGCGGTTGTAAGATATTACAATGATCACCTCAATCATAGAGTTTCGGTGCATTGTCATGGCATCAAGGATATGTTTTTGACAACCGGGGATTATTCTTATCTGTTGCAGAAAAACAAACTGGACAGTTCAGGTATTGCATGCTTCGTCAGGGAGCAGCTTAGCTGA